One segment of Clostridium botulinum DNA contains the following:
- a CDS encoding sigma-54-dependent Fis family transcriptional regulator, giving the protein MKINLVDIKEIINKYSVLLSNLLTIDVEIVDDKLIRVAATGIYEKRIGENIRDQGYVYKKSLDTGKTLVIENPGKDALCDECKKKGNCSEFMEICVPIKYEETTFGVIGLVCSNEDQKEKLKSNLPIMITFLEQIAEFISIKVIEQNQIFENENSIKFFKEIVNSVDDGIITVDIKDEIITANNNALKLLKVKPNIVGKKITVEETDEYTPKGGIYNFNIENEKFKIIGKVVKNCINNKDCNKIIIFKELITIEEELKNNSINCDSIVGQANNIAELKKKIKKVSYTDATILITGESGTGKELVARAIHSEGNRKNMPFIAINCGAIPENLLESELFGYVKGAFSGASSGGRIGKFELANNGVIFLDEIGDMPLYLQVKILRVLQEKTIVKIGSNKLINLNIRVIAATNKNLKKLVDEGKFRADLYYRLNIIPMEVPSLRDRGEDVLLITKMLIEKYNARCNKYIHTIDKELIRIFKDYSWPGNIRELENIVEFMVSLSGENGVLEKSMLPISFVQSYNEELKNRRDEICMDDEIMKLKEIEKIYIKKALEKYGNSTKSKMKVAKKLGIGIATLYRKIEE; this is encoded by the coding sequence ATGAAAATAAATTTAGTTGATATAAAAGAAATAATAAATAAATATTCTGTATTATTATCAAATTTGTTAACAATAGATGTTGAGATAGTTGATGATAAATTAATAAGAGTTGCTGCAACGGGAATCTATGAAAAAAGAATTGGAGAAAATATAAGAGATCAGGGGTATGTATATAAGAAGTCCTTAGATACGGGAAAAACACTAGTTATAGAAAATCCAGGAAAAGATGCATTATGTGATGAATGTAAGAAAAAAGGTAATTGTAGTGAATTTATGGAAATATGTGTACCTATTAAATATGAAGAAACCACATTTGGAGTAATAGGCTTAGTATGCTCTAATGAAGATCAAAAAGAGAAGCTAAAAAGTAATTTACCTATTATGATTACGTTTTTAGAACAAATAGCTGAGTTTATTTCAATTAAAGTAATAGAACAAAATCAAATATTCGAAAATGAAAATAGTATTAAATTTTTTAAAGAAATAGTGAATTCTGTAGATGATGGAATTATAACTGTAGATATAAAAGATGAAATTATAACAGCTAATAATAATGCATTAAAGCTATTAAAAGTTAAGCCTAATATTGTAGGTAAGAAAATTACTGTAGAGGAAACAGATGAGTATACTCCTAAAGGTGGTATTTATAATTTCAATATTGAAAATGAGAAATTCAAAATTATAGGGAAGGTAGTAAAAAATTGTATTAATAATAAAGACTGCAACAAAATAATTATTTTTAAAGAGCTAATTACTATTGAAGAGGAATTAAAAAATAATAGTATTAATTGTGATTCAATAGTTGGACAAGCAAATAATATAGCAGAACTTAAAAAGAAAATAAAAAAAGTTTCATATACTGATGCTACAATTTTAATTACAGGAGAAAGCGGTACAGGAAAAGAGTTAGTGGCTAGGGCAATACATTCTGAAGGTAACAGAAAAAACATGCCATTTATAGCTATAAATTGTGGAGCTATTCCAGAAAATTTATTAGAAAGTGAACTTTTTGGATATGTTAAAGGTGCATTTTCTGGAGCAAGCTCTGGTGGTAGAATAGGAAAGTTTGAACTTGCTAATAATGGAGTGATTTTTTTAGATGAAATAGGTGATATGCCATTATATCTTCAAGTAAAAATTTTAAGAGTATTACAAGAAAAAACAATTGTAAAAATAGGTTCAAATAAGTTGATAAATTTAAATATAAGAGTGATAGCAGCCACAAATAAAAACTTAAAAAAATTAGTTGATGAAGGTAAATTTAGAGCTGATTTATATTATAGATTAAATATAATTCCGATGGAAGTACCGAGTTTAAGGGATAGAGGAGAGGATGTTTTATTAATAACTAAAATGTTAATAGAAAAATATAATGCAAGATGTAATAAGTATATACATACTATAGATAAAGAATTAATAAGGATATTTAAAGATTATAGTTGGCCAGGAAATATAAGAGAATTAGAAAATATAGTAGAATTTATGGTCAGTTTATCAGGAGAAAATGGAGTTCTTGAAAAATCTATGTTGCCAATATCTTTTGTACAAAGTTATAATGAAGAACTTAAGAATAGAAGAGATGAAATATGCATGGATGATGAAATAATGAAATTAAAAGAAATTGAAAAGATATATATTAAAAAAGCTCTAGAAAAGTATGGAAATTCAACTAAAAGTAAAATGAAAGTAGCAAAAAAATTAGGAATAGGAATAGCTACTCTTTATAGAAAAATAGAAGAATAA
- a CDS encoding penicillin-binding transpeptidase domain-containing protein, with translation MEKKIKRIFIFSLIGIGILVVSAFIFASMKANSINVKQSEKLAQEYFQLLNEKKYDLMYDKLSDESKDKISKEDFIERNKNIYEGIGASDININDIKVKVNGSNILAAFQCNMNSIAGILNINNTIHINRIYDEFKIDWSSNLIFPELNDDYKVKVKITESRRGDILDRNNIKLATDDDVAEIGIVIEELGENKKESINEIANVIQVPSEYIDKKLNEPYVKPYMFVPIKVVSYSNDIVNKVSGISGVYIKDKPSRVYPLEEKAAHLIGYIQNVTAEDLEKNSEKSYSASSVIGRSGIEAIYEERLRGIDGVKINIVNKHSDEVKVIYNREVKNGEDIKLTIDRNLQQVAYNALEDNKGATVNINPNTGEVLSLVSTPSYNPNDFVLGLSTDKWNELNTNESKPLYNRFQSNITPGSAFKPITAAIGIESNVLNPNDDKGIVGLKWQKDDSWGGYKITRVKDYGFPSNLENALIFSDNIYFARVALDVGAENFEKKLKEFGIGEKIPFEYGVSVSQFSSKDVISNEILLADSGYGQGDILMNPLQLTITYTMFTNEGNILKPYLEYKENNEKNIWKSNVISKETSKIILNDLESVVNKPSGSAHGLYEQDINISAKTGTAEVKLAQDDENGTEIGWVVATTTNKDTNILVTTFVEDVKGKGGSGYVIPIVKKVIQEMK, from the coding sequence TTGGAGAAAAAAATAAAGAGAATATTTATTTTTTCATTAATAGGTATAGGAATTCTAGTTGTATCAGCATTTATATTTGCATCTATGAAAGCAAACAGTATAAATGTTAAACAAAGTGAAAAATTAGCACAAGAATATTTTCAATTATTAAATGAGAAAAAATATGATTTAATGTATGATAAGTTATCAGATGAAAGTAAAGATAAAATATCTAAAGAGGATTTTATAGAAAGAAATAAAAATATTTATGAAGGAATAGGAGCTAGTGATATTAATATAAATGATATAAAAGTTAAGGTGAACGGTAGTAATATTTTAGCTGCATTTCAATGTAATATGAATAGTATTGCTGGAATTTTAAATATTAATAACACAATACATATTAATAGAATTTATGATGAATTTAAAATAGATTGGTCTTCAAATTTAATTTTTCCTGAACTTAATGATGATTACAAGGTAAAAGTTAAAATAACAGAGTCTAGACGAGGGGATATTTTAGATAGAAATAATATTAAACTTGCTACAGATGATGATGTAGCTGAAATTGGAATTGTTATTGAAGAGCTTGGGGAAAATAAAAAAGAATCTATAAATGAAATAGCTAATGTGATACAGGTACCAAGTGAATACATAGATAAAAAATTAAATGAGCCATATGTTAAACCATATATGTTTGTACCAATTAAAGTTGTTTCTTATAGTAATGATATAGTTAATAAAGTATCTGGAATTTCAGGGGTATATATAAAAGATAAGCCATCAAGGGTTTATCCACTAGAGGAAAAAGCAGCACATTTAATTGGATATATTCAAAATGTTACAGCAGAAGATTTAGAGAAGAATAGTGAAAAAAGTTATTCTGCTTCATCAGTAATAGGAAGATCTGGTATAGAAGCAATTTATGAGGAAAGATTAAGAGGTATTGATGGAGTTAAGATAAATATAGTTAATAAACATTCAGATGAAGTTAAAGTAATTTATAATAGAGAAGTTAAAAATGGAGAAGATATAAAACTAACTATAGATAGAAATCTTCAACAAGTAGCATATAATGCATTGGAAGATAATAAAGGGGCAACTGTTAATATAAATCCTAATACGGGAGAAGTATTAAGTCTAGTAAGTACACCTTCATACAATCCAAATGATTTTGTTCTTGGATTATCAACTGACAAATGGAATGAGTTAAATACAAATGAAAGTAAACCATTATATAATAGATTTCAGAGTAACATAACACCAGGATCAGCATTTAAACCTATTACAGCAGCTATTGGAATAGAGTCAAATGTACTCAATCCTAATGATGACAAGGGAATAGTAGGACTAAAATGGCAAAAAGATGATTCATGGGGAGGATATAAGATAACAAGAGTAAAAGATTATGGATTTCCTTCTAATTTAGAGAATGCTTTAATATTTTCTGATAATATATATTTTGCAAGAGTTGCATTAGATGTAGGAGCAGAAAATTTTGAAAAAAAACTAAAAGAATTTGGAATAGGTGAAAAAATTCCATTTGAATATGGCGTGTCAGTTTCTCAATTTTCATCAAAAGATGTAATTAGTAATGAAATACTACTGGCTGATAGTGGTTATGGACAAGGTGATATTTTAATGAATCCATTACAACTTACTATTACATATACTATGTTTACTAATGAGGGAAATATTTTAAAGCCATATTTAGAATATAAAGAAAATAATGAAAAAAATATTTGGAAAAGTAATGTTATATCAAAGGAAACATCTAAAATTATATTGAATGATTTAGAGAGTGTAGTAAATAAACCAAGTGGAAGTGCACATGGACTATATGAACAAGATATTAATATTTCAGCAAAAACAGGTACTGCAGAAGTAAAATTAGCTCAAGATGATGAAAATGGAACTGAAATAGGATGGGTTGTAGCAACTACAACAAATAAAGATACTAATATATTAGTTACTACATTTGTGGAAGATGTAAAAGGCAAAGGTGGAAGTGGTTATGTAATTCCAATAGTTAAAAAAGTAATACAAGAAATGAAGTAA
- a CDS encoding ABC transporter ATP-binding protein translates to MKIKTEKVKIRIDDDEILKGINIDVNNKEFVGIIGPNGSGKSTLLKCIYRILKPSSGVITLDDVNINNISVKETSKKISVLSQHNDSDFDFTVKEMVLMGRAPHKTFLQRDNKEDYNIMNDALEKVGMIEFKERSFNTLSGGEKQRVILARALVQEADCIILDEPTNHLDIKYQLQLMNIVKKLNIEVIAAIHDLNIAAMYCDKIYVLKDGEIVACDKPEKVITKELIKEVYEVDAEVKIEGKRLIISYLP, encoded by the coding sequence GTGAAAATAAAAACTGAAAAAGTTAAAATTAGAATAGATGATGATGAAATATTAAAAGGCATTAATATAGATGTTAATAATAAAGAATTTGTTGGAATAATAGGTCCAAATGGTAGTGGAAAATCTACTTTGCTTAAATGTATTTATAGAATCTTAAAACCAAGTAGTGGCGTAATTACTTTGGATGATGTAAATATTAACAATATTTCTGTAAAAGAAACATCAAAAAAGATTTCAGTATTATCTCAGCATAATGATAGTGATTTTGATTTTACAGTAAAAGAGATGGTTCTTATGGGAAGAGCACCCCATAAAACTTTTTTACAAAGAGATAATAAAGAAGATTATAATATTATGAATGATGCGCTAGAAAAAGTTGGAATGATAGAGTTTAAAGAACGAAGTTTCAATACTTTATCAGGAGGAGAAAAGCAAAGAGTTATTTTAGCAAGAGCTTTAGTACAAGAGGCAGATTGTATAATATTAGACGAACCAACTAATCATCTAGATATTAAATATCAACTTCAATTAATGAATATAGTAAAAAAACTTAACATTGAGGTAATTGCAGCGATTCATGATTTAAATATTGCAGCTATGTATTGTGATAAGATATATGTTTTAAAAGATGGTGAGATTGTAGCTTGTGATAAACCAGAAAAAGTTATTACTAAGGAGTTAATAAAAGAAGTTTATGAAGTTGATGCAGAAGTAAAAATTGAAGGTAAAAGATTAATAATTTCCTATTTACCATAG
- a CDS encoding tetratricopeptide repeat-containing diguanylate cyclase, producing MKQLKKQYVVILVAIIIGINIIGTLYFFNKYEQNEKADELNQLIKSFIVDDNDNQKEISDMKDFISKNPNLDRRNTAKFHLNLTKLYVLDLFDWENLDDAIDNFVKTQIESGLSKQWDIAAWSYADISQIYIDFYTYDIAEDCLERALNYASRCEVEEFFYEYCYTTLAMIYARTNRSDLAMDYYNKALEHDSEDRIEYESMEQRRKIVLSRILLNNKKYDECKENLNQIREYIHSYEIYPSRILWVSGILFPYLEMQAKVGLLTQDYDGLTHYMDEMFKYSLIYNQNSILLNFLTDITIMIDKENIVDLPVEIEKAISNYTLKLIRLYPEEYQLRNIQTGAHMFNSNETNITLLIQKYKVNDLYTIIITVSCIVVIIIIILVFMVRYNERSSVIDEVSKAYNRRYFNKIYRKIQRENIPFGILMYDIDYFKQINDCNGHEVGDKVITEISEIIMELLDNNSTLFRYGGDEFCIISKKKNLKEMISLAELIHVITDHMKCAEGKVEITLSIGGASSEKSNDIMELVDNNLYEAKRKGRNCAVVKNKS from the coding sequence ATGAAGCAATTAAAAAAACAATATGTAGTAATTTTGGTAGCAATAATAATAGGAATAAATATAATAGGAACACTATACTTTTTTAATAAATATGAACAAAATGAGAAAGCAGATGAGTTAAATCAATTGATAAAATCTTTTATTGTTGATGATAATGATAATCAAAAAGAAATTTCTGATATGAAGGACTTTATAAGTAAAAATCCTAATTTAGATAGACGAAATACAGCTAAGTTTCATCTTAATTTGACTAAATTATATGTATTAGACTTATTTGATTGGGAAAATTTAGATGATGCTATAGATAATTTTGTAAAAACCCAAATAGAATCAGGATTATCGAAGCAGTGGGATATTGCAGCATGGTCTTATGCTGATATTTCACAAATATATATTGATTTTTATACATATGATATAGCTGAAGATTGTTTAGAGAGAGCATTAAATTATGCAAGTAGATGTGAAGTTGAAGAGTTTTTTTATGAATATTGTTATACCACATTAGCTATGATATATGCACGAACTAATCGTTCGGATTTAGCTATGGATTATTATAATAAAGCTTTAGAACATGATAGTGAAGATAGAATAGAATATGAATCTATGGAACAAAGGAGAAAAATAGTTTTATCTAGAATCTTATTAAATAATAAAAAATATGATGAATGTAAAGAAAATTTAAATCAAATAAGAGAATATATACATAGTTATGAAATATATCCATCAAGAATATTATGGGTATCTGGAATACTATTCCCTTATCTAGAAATGCAGGCAAAAGTAGGGCTTTTAACGCAAGATTATGATGGCCTTACTCATTATATGGATGAAATGTTTAAGTATTCATTAATATATAATCAAAATAGTATATTATTAAATTTTCTTACAGACATTACTATAATGATTGATAAAGAAAATATTGTGGATTTACCTGTAGAAATAGAGAAAGCAATTTCTAATTATACATTAAAATTAATTAGATTATATCCAGAAGAATATCAGTTAAGGAATATTCAAACTGGCGCTCATATGTTTAATTCAAATGAAACTAATATTACACTTTTGATTCAAAAATACAAAGTGAATGATTTATATACAATAATCATTACAGTATCGTGTATTGTTGTAATAATAATAATAATTTTAGTATTCATGGTTAGGTATAATGAAAGATCTAGTGTGATAGATGAAGTATCTAAGGCATATAATCGTAGATATTTTAATAAGATATATAGAAAAATTCAAAGAGAAAACATTCCATTTGGAATATTAATGTATGATATTGATTATTTTAAACAAATAAATGATTGTAATGGTCATGAAGTTGGGGATAAAGTAATAACTGAAATTTCAGAAATTATTATGGAGCTATTAGACAATAATTCAACACTTTTTAGATATGGTGGAGATGAATTCTGTATTATAAGTAAAAAAAAGAATTTAAAAGAGATGATTTCTCTTGCTGAATTAATTCATGTTATCACTGATCATATGAAGTGTGCTGAGGGAAAAGTTGAGATAACTTTAAGTATTGGAGGAGCATCTAGTGAAAAGTCAAATGATATTATGGAGCTTGTAGATAATAATTTATATGAGGCAAAAAGAAAAGGTAGAAATTGTGCAGTTGTTAAAAATAAAAGTTAA
- a CDS encoding FecCD family ABC transporter permease, whose translation MKINRNKIKGVPMYIGTSIMLLIILFISIGFAVTLGSTDISIREVYEVIFYKIFNVGDSTSGSGPIADVVWLIRMPRIILAVAVGMGLSVVGVVMQAIVKNPLADPYILGISSGASLGANLAVILGIGTMFGSNYIGIMGFIGAFSISIIVLVVANVGGRSNSTKLLLSGMALSSVCSSFASFMVYISNDSQKLKTITFWLMGSLAGAKWNEIVIILIIVVVGSVFFITQNRTLNLMLLGDEVSITLGTDLHKYRIVYLLVTSLIIGIIVYASGIIGFIGLIIPHIVRMIFGTDHKKVIPISGLLGAIFLIYADVLSRVLIKGTEVPIGILVSIIGAPCFVYLMIKKSYGFGGGN comes from the coding sequence ATGAAAATCAATAGAAATAAAATAAAAGGAGTGCCTATGTATATAGGTACTTCTATTATGCTTTTAATTATACTTTTTATTTCAATAGGTTTTGCAGTTACCCTAGGATCTACTGATATAAGTATAAGGGAAGTATATGAGGTTATATTTTATAAAATATTTAATGTTGGAGATAGTACAAGTGGTAGTGGTCCTATTGCTGATGTAGTATGGTTAATTAGAATGCCTAGAATAATTTTAGCAGTGGCGGTAGGTATGGGACTTTCTGTAGTTGGTGTGGTTATGCAGGCAATTGTAAAAAATCCTTTAGCTGATCCATATATTTTAGGAATATCATCTGGGGCATCTTTAGGTGCTAATTTAGCTGTAATCTTAGGTATTGGAACTATGTTTGGGAGTAACTATATAGGTATAATGGGTTTTATAGGAGCATTTTCTATTTCTATAATTGTTCTAGTAGTAGCAAATGTAGGGGGAAGAAGTAATTCTACAAAGTTATTGTTGTCAGGTATGGCTTTAAGTTCTGTATGTAGCTCTTTTGCAAGTTTTATGGTTTATATAAGTAATGATTCACAAAAATTAAAAACTATAACTTTCTGGTTAATGGGGAGTTTAGCAGGAGCAAAGTGGAATGAAATAGTAATAATATTAATAATTGTTGTAGTAGGAAGCGTATTTTTTATAACTCAAAATAGAACATTAAATTTAATGCTACTTGGTGATGAGGTTTCTATTACACTAGGAACGGATTTACATAAATATAGAATAGTTTATTTATTAGTAACATCTTTAATTATAGGTATAATAGTTTATGCAAGTGGAATTATTGGATTTATAGGATTAATTATTCCTCATATTGTTAGAATGATATTTGGAACAGATCATAAAAAGGTTATTCCAATATCAGGATTATTAGGTGCAATATTTTTAATCTATGCTGATGTGTTATCAAGAGTATTAATAAAGGGGACGGAAGTACCAATTGGAATACTTGTTTCAATAATTGGAGCACCATGTTTTGTATATCTTATGATAAAGAAGAGTTATGGCTTTGGAGGTGGAAATTAG
- a CDS encoding RDD family protein, whose product MSKEDNNINEKEETILNDTKANEETNNETKELLMGETNENNSSEEEANSSVLKKIFASVIDQLVTISISGIALIIFDFIIGFMGYTVSMPIGILIIFYFIVNALYMPLIEKTKLNKSIGKKIINIK is encoded by the coding sequence TTGAGTAAAGAAGACAATAATATTAATGAAAAAGAAGAGACTATATTGAATGACACAAAAGCAAACGAAGAAACTAATAATGAGACAAAAGAATTGTTAATGGGAGAAACGAATGAAAATAATAGCAGTGAAGAAGAGGCAAACTCATCAGTACTAAAAAAAATATTTGCAAGTGTTATAGATCAGTTGGTTACAATCTCTATTTCAGGAATAGCATTAATTATATTTGATTTTATTATAGGGTTTATGGGGTATACGGTATCTATGCCGATAGGAATTTTAATTATATTCTATTTTATAGTAAATGCATTATATATGCCATTAATTGAGAAAACTAAATTAAACAAAAGCATAGGAAAAAAAATTATAAATATAAAGTAA
- a CDS encoding ABC transporter substrate-binding protein: protein MKNLRKIMTILLSLILIVSVIGCGQKSEINNGGRTTSEKVESNTSHYPVTITTYNYAKEPVEITFDKSPERVVAVYQNSIETLLALGLEDKIVAAAGLDHDVKEEYKESFAKVNYLAEFMPSKETIIMEKPDFILSWYSLFNDKALGDVGYFHKNSINTYMSLNSGVASDRTIENEIIDISNLGKIFNVENKAENIVNKIKSKVDEISNKTLNNKKVSTIIVEYSNDDILTYGAKTLGGNMVTKLGGNLLHSEGGSIGAEDLIKLNPDCIFVSYMERGDESVKVEEVNKILNNPAFASLNAVKNKRVYPIPLGEMYCSGIRTIDGLNTFANGLYENQ from the coding sequence ATGAAAAACTTAAGAAAAATAATGACCATTTTACTAAGTCTTATTTTAATTGTAAGCGTTATAGGGTGTGGTCAAAAAAGTGAAATAAATAATGGAGGAAGAACAACTTCAGAGAAGGTAGAAAGCAATACATCTCATTATCCTGTTACAATTACAACTTATAATTATGCTAAAGAACCTGTAGAAATCACATTTGATAAATCGCCTGAAAGAGTAGTTGCAGTATATCAAAATTCTATTGAGACTTTACTTGCATTAGGTTTAGAAGATAAAATAGTAGCAGCAGCTGGACTTGATCATGATGTAAAAGAAGAATATAAGGAATCTTTTGCTAAAGTGAACTATTTAGCAGAGTTTATGCCTTCAAAAGAAACAATAATAATGGAAAAGCCAGATTTTATTTTGAGCTGGTATTCATTATTTAATGATAAAGCTTTAGGGGATGTAGGATATTTTCATAAAAATAGTATAAATACCTATATGTCATTAAATAGCGGAGTTGCCTCAGACAGAACAATTGAAAATGAAATTATTGACATATCAAACTTAGGTAAAATTTTCAATGTGGAAAATAAAGCTGAAAATATAGTTAATAAAATAAAATCAAAAGTAGATGAAATTTCTAATAAAACTTTAAATAATAAAAAAGTAAGTACTATTATAGTAGAGTATTCTAATGATGATATACTTACTTATGGAGCTAAAACTTTAGGCGGTAATATGGTAACTAAGCTTGGTGGAAATCTTCTACACTCAGAAGGTGGAAGTATTGGAGCAGAGGATTTAATTAAATTAAACCCTGATTGTATATTTGTTTCTTATATGGAGCGTGGAGATGAAAGCGTTAAAGTTGAGGAAGTTAATAAGATATTAAATAATCCAGCATTTGCAAGTTTAAATGCTGTTAAAAATAAAAGAGTCTATCCTATACCACTAGGGGAAATGTATTGCAGTGGTATTAGAACTATTGATGGTTTAAATACTTTTGCAAATGGGTTATATGAAAATCAATAG
- the rlmD gene encoding 23S rRNA (uracil(1939)-C(5))-methyltransferase RlmD: MKRGSEVKVKIEKTQFPSTGIGYLEDKPVYVKNTYPGQVVTGRVKKNRKEYAELKLTGVEERADYEIDAICPHFGFCGGCSSQTLSYEKQLQVLEDEIKDLFKEADVTTGEFLGVLGSSEQWEYRNKMEFTFGDEEKGGDLSIGMHMRGKSFGIMTVDHCKIVDEDYRKIIRLTADYFGKQDLPYYRVMKREGYLRHLVIRKAQNTGEILVNLVTTTQIDFDLSEYVELLKSQDYKGTLVSILHTENNSFSDAVIPEKVNVLYGRDYIQEKLLGLNFKISPFSFFQTNTKGAESLYSLVRDFMGSSENKVVFDLYCGTGTIGQIVAPNAKKVVGIELIEEAVEAAKENAKLNGLNNCEFLAGDVAEIIKTVKDKPDIIILDPPRSGVHPKALDYVIKFNAPEIIYVSCNPKTLVTDLKVLVERGYKIIQTQVKDMFPNTPHAETIVKLIK, from the coding sequence ATGAAAAGAGGAAGCGAAGTAAAAGTTAAAATCGAAAAAACACAATTTCCATCGACAGGGATAGGATATTTAGAAGATAAGCCAGTATATGTGAAAAACACGTATCCAGGTCAAGTAGTAACTGGTAGGGTTAAAAAGAACAGAAAAGAATACGCTGAATTAAAATTAACAGGTGTAGAGGAAAGAGCCGATTATGAAATAGATGCAATATGTCCTCATTTTGGATTTTGTGGAGGATGTTCATCTCAAACATTATCTTATGAAAAGCAGTTACAAGTTTTAGAAGATGAAATAAAAGATTTATTTAAAGAAGCTGATGTAACTACTGGAGAGTTTTTGGGAGTACTTGGAAGCTCAGAACAATGGGAATATAGAAATAAGATGGAATTTACATTTGGAGACGAAGAAAAAGGTGGAGATCTTTCAATTGGAATGCATATGAGAGGTAAATCTTTTGGAATAATGACAGTTGATCATTGTAAGATAGTTGATGAAGACTATAGAAAAATAATAAGATTAACTGCAGATTATTTTGGAAAACAAGACTTACCATATTATCGAGTTATGAAAAGAGAAGGGTATTTAAGACATCTTGTAATAAGAAAAGCTCAAAATACAGGTGAAATATTAGTAAATCTTGTTACAACTACTCAAATAGATTTTGATTTGAGTGAATATGTTGAATTACTAAAATCTCAAGACTATAAGGGTACATTAGTATCAATACTACACACTGAAAATAATTCATTCTCAGATGCAGTAATACCAGAAAAGGTAAATGTATTATATGGAAGAGATTATATACAAGAAAAATTATTAGGACTTAATTTTAAAATTTCACCATTCTCATTTTTCCAAACTAACACAAAAGGTGCAGAAAGCCTTTATTCATTAGTTAGAGATTTTATGGGAAGTTCAGAAAATAAAGTTGTATTTGATCTTTACTGTGGAACAGGAACAATAGGTCAAATAGTTGCTCCTAATGCTAAAAAAGTTGTAGGAATAGAACTTATAGAAGAAGCAGTTGAAGCCGCAAAGGAAAATGCTAAATTAAATGGATTAAATAATTGTGAATTCTTGGCAGGAGATGTAGCAGAAATAATAAAAACGGTAAAAGATAAACCAGATATAATAATATTAGATCCGCCAAGAAGTGGAGTCCATCCTAAAGCTTTAGATTACGTAATAAAGTTTAATGCACCAGAAATAATATATGTTTCATGTAATCCAAAGACTTTAGTAACAGATCTTAAAGTGTTAGTTGAAAGAGGTTATAAAATAATACAAACACAAGTAAAAGATATGTTCCCTAACACGCCTCACGCTGAAACTATAGTTAAGCTAATCAAGTAA